Proteins encoded in a region of the Hippopotamus amphibius kiboko isolate mHipAmp2 chromosome 11, mHipAmp2.hap2, whole genome shotgun sequence genome:
- the LOC130832099 gene encoding F-box/LRR-repeat protein 20-like has translation MRRDVNGVTKSRFEMFSNSDEAVINKKLPKELLLRIFSFLDVVTLCRCAQVSRAWNVLALDGSNWQRIDLFDFQRDIEGRVVENISKRCGGFLRKLSLRGCLGVGDNALRTFAQNCRNIEVLNLNGCTKTTDATCTSLSKFCSKLRHLDLASCTSITNMSLKALSEGCPLLEQLNISWCDQVTKDGIQALVRGCGGLKALFLKGCTQLEDEALKYIGAHCPELVTLNLQTCLQITDEGLITICRGCHKLQSLCASGCSNITDAILNALGQNCPRLRILEVARCSQLTDVGFTTLARNCHELEKMDLEECVQITDSTLIQLSIHCPRLQVLSLSHCELITDDGIRHLGNGACAHDQLEVIELDNCPLITDASLEHLKSCHSLERIELYDCQQITRAGIKRLRTHLPNIKVHAYFAPVTPPPSVWGSRQRFCRCCIIL, from the coding sequence ATGAGGAGGGACGTGAACGGAGTGACCAAGAGCAGGTTTGAGATGTTCTCAAATAGCGATGAAGCTGTAATCAATAAAAAACTTCCCAAAGAGCTCCTATTAcggatattttcttttctggatgTTGTTACCTTGTGTCGCTGTGCTCAAGTCTCCAGGGCCTGGAATGTTCTGGCTCTGGATGGCAGTAACTGGCAGCGAATTGACCTGTTTGATTTCCAGAGGGATATTGAGGGCCGGGTAGTGGAGAATATTTCAAAAAGGTGTGGGGGCTTTTTACGAAAGTTAAGTCTTCGTGGGTGTCTTGGAGTAGGAGACAACGCATTAAGGACCTTTGCACAAAACTGTAGGAACATTGAAGTACTGAATCTCAACGGGTGTACAAAGACTACAGATGCTACATGTACTAGCCTTAGCAAGTTCTGTTCCAAACTCAGGCACCTTGACTTGGCTTCCTGTACATCAATAACAAACATGTCTCTAAAAGCTCTGAGTGAGGGATGTCCACTGTTGGAGCAATTAAACATTTCCTGGTGTGACCAAGTAACCAAGGATGGTATCCAAGCACTAGTGAGAGGCTGTGGAGGTCTTAAAGCCTTATTCTTAAAAGGCTGCACACAGCTAGAAGATGAAGCTCTCAAGTACATAGGTGCACACTGTCCTGAACTGGTGACTTTGAACTTACAGACTTGCTTACAAATCACAGATGAAGGTCTCATTACTATATGCAGAGGGTGCCATAAGTTACAGTCCCTCTGTGCCTCTGGCTGCTCCAACATCACAGATGCCATCCTGAACGCTTTAGGTCAGAACTGCCCACGGCTTAGAATATTAGAAGTGGCAAGGTGTTCTCAATTAACAGACGTAGGCTTTACCACTCTGGCCAGGAATTGCCATGAGCTTGAAAAGATGGACCTGGAAGAGTGTGTTCAGATAACAGATAGTACATTAATCCAACTCTCTATACACTGTCCTCGACTTCAAGTATTGAGTCTGTCTCACTGTGAGCTGATCACAGATGATGGAATTCGTCacctggggaatggggcctgcgCCCACGACCAGCTGGAGGTGATTGAACTGGACAACTGCCCCCTAATCACAGATGCATCCCTGGAGCACTTGAAGAGCTGTCACAGCCTTGAGCGGATAGAACTCTATGACTGCCAGCAAATCACACGGGCTGGAATCAAGAGACTCAGGACCCATTTACCCAATATTAAAGTCCACGCCTACTTCGCACCTGTCACTCCACCCCCATCAGTATGGGGC